A part of Campylobacter ureolyticus ACS-301-V-Sch3b genomic DNA contains:
- the rpsL gene encoding 30S ribosomal protein S12, giving the protein MPTINQLVRKERKKVIQKSKSPALQNCPQRRGVCTRVYTTTPKKPNSALRKVAKVRLTSGFEVISYIGGEGHNLQEHSIVLVRGGRVKDLPGVKYHIVRGALDTAGVAKRTVSRSKYGAKRPKK; this is encoded by the coding sequence GTGCCAACCATTAATCAATTGGTCAGAAAAGAACGCAAAAAAGTGATTCAAAAATCAAAATCACCAGCGTTACAAAATTGTCCTCAAAGAAGAGGAGTTTGTACTAGGGTTTATACAACAACCCCTAAAAAACCAAACTCAGCTTTGAGAAAAGTTGCCAAAGTTAGGCTTACAAGTGGATTTGAAGTTATTAGTTATATAGGCGGTGAAGGTCACAACCTACAAGAGCACTCTATCGTTTTAGTAAGAGGCGGAAGAGTAAAAGACTTACCTGGTGTTAAATACCACATCGTTCGTGGAGCATTGGATACAGCAGGCGTTGCAAAAAGAACTGTTTCAAGATCTAAATACGGTGCTAAACGCCCTAAAAAATAG
- a CDS encoding AI-2E family transporter → MRLQTTLITLASIIIIFAGLKAANSVVVPFLLATFIAIVTSPVLDALEKIKIPRTISFIFVAFLLLGFLAFIGSVAVTTMFDFLGQLPEFNRKFQVLLNEWMEKLNSTDFRDMIVFDPNMFNLESNKIITTTSSLVRKTGSMMSMWLFVLLLVAFMLFETRVMQEKVKYLSRKYSNAVVFVNSFVYNLKRYLFIKTIVSAATGLVIGFGLYYLGIPYAVLWGIVAFIMNYIPTIGSFVAAVPAVFVALISGNFSDTIWVVALYVAANIIFGVILEPRLVGEELGISTITVLFSLLLWGYVLGIGGLFLAVPLTMTIQIALKINPKTEFIAVMLSNKAEK, encoded by the coding sequence TTGAGACTACAAACAACTTTAATAACTCTTGCTTCCATAATTATAATTTTTGCAGGTTTAAAAGCCGCAAACTCGGTAGTAGTGCCGTTTTTATTAGCTACTTTTATAGCAATTGTAACTTCTCCTGTTTTAGACGCCTTAGAAAAAATTAAAATTCCAAGAACTATTTCATTTATATTTGTAGCATTTTTACTGCTTGGATTTTTAGCATTTATCGGAAGTGTTGCAGTTACTACGATGTTTGACTTTTTAGGACAACTTCCTGAGTTTAATAGAAAATTTCAAGTATTGCTAAATGAATGGATGGAAAAACTAAATAGCACAGATTTTAGAGATATGATAGTTTTTGATCCAAATATGTTTAACCTAGAATCTAATAAAATTATCACAACAACAAGCTCACTTGTTAGAAAAACAGGTTCGATGATGTCGATGTGGCTTTTTGTACTTTTACTTGTTGCATTCATGCTTTTTGAAACAAGAGTTATGCAAGAAAAAGTAAAATATCTAAGCCGTAAATATTCAAATGCTGTTGTTTTTGTAAACTCTTTTGTCTATAATCTTAAAAGATATCTTTTTATAAAAACAATAGTTTCAGCAGCAACTGGACTTGTTATAGGTTTTGGGCTTTATTATTTAGGCATTCCATACGCAGTTTTATGGGGAATAGTTGCTTTTATAATGAATTATATACCTACAATTGGTTCTTTTGTAGCTGCTGTACCAGCTGTTTTTGTAGCATTAATAAGTGGAAATTTTTCAGATACTATTTGGGTTGTAGCGCTATATGTAGCAGCAAATATTATTTTTGGAGTAATTTTAGAGCCAAGATTAGTTGGCGAAGAGCTTGGAATCTCAACTATAACTGTGCTTTTTAGCTTACTTTTATGGGGATATGTTTTGGGAATAGGTGGACTTTTTTTAGCAGTTCCACTAACCATGACTATTCAAATCGCACTTAAAATCAATCCTAAAACAGAATTTATAGCTGTAATGTTAAGCAACAAAGCTGAAAAATAA
- a CDS encoding DoxX family protein, whose amino-acid sequence MSKYLNYPNFGLLILRIFLGICVLYHGLFKLKFGIEPVASLLINAKIPSFLSYFVYLGEILAPVMIIFGIYTRFASIMLIATSGVILYVAYMDKLFAVTNFGGLVPEIVYLYLGASLCLLFCGGGKFSIKND is encoded by the coding sequence ATGTCTAAATATCTAAATTATCCAAATTTTGGATTATTAATTCTTAGGATATTTTTAGGAATTTGCGTTTTATATCATGGACTTTTTAAACTAAAATTTGGAATAGAACCTGTTGCTTCACTTCTTATAAATGCTAAAATACCTTCATTTTTATCTTATTTTGTATATCTTGGTGAAATTTTAGCACCAGTTATGATAATATTTGGAATTTATACTCGCTTTGCCTCTATTATGTTAATAGCAACATCTGGTGTGATTTTATATGTTGCATATATGGATAAGCTTTTTGCTGTTACAAATTTTGGCGGGCTTGTACCTGAGATAGTTTATCTTTATTTAGGTGCGTCTTTATGCTTATTATTTTGCGGCGGTGGCAAATTCAGCATAAAAAATGATTAA
- a CDS encoding SulP family inorganic anion transporter, with product MKDFIPEFFIGLKNYNFKMFLNDMAAGIIVAIVALPLSIALGIASGVTPEVGLITAVIGCFIVAILGGTKFQIAGPTGAFIVIVYSIIEQHGMLGLTIATMMAGVMLVVIGFLKGGEIIKFIPYPVVAGFTSGIAVTIFSSQIKDILGLGVEKIPAQFMEQILCYIQNIQTLNFYAILITIVSIFIIILWPKIPKFGKLIPSMLVSVIVLTLLVQFFTIPTETIGSRFGSLDLKITFVNFNGISFELIKSLLPASITIAVLAGIESLLSAVVADGMTNDRHNSNTELVGQGFANIASAAIGGIPVTGAIARTATNIKNGAKSPVSAMISSIALFIMVMVLLNFVNLIPMASLGAILLVISYNMGEWEYFKQIKKAPRSDYFVFIATFLLTVFFDLIIGISVGMIFALIIFMKRMSDLTNFEMITKDLKHADGNILEIPNGVLVYNINGPFFFGAAEKFSNMLLDIVKPKTKIIVVNLENVPLIDATGYRGLKIFYNNCKKK from the coding sequence ATGAAAGATTTTATCCCAGAGTTTTTTATAGGCTTAAAAAATTATAATTTTAAGATGTTTTTAAATGATATGGCCGCAGGTATCATAGTGGCTATTGTTGCATTGCCATTATCTATAGCTCTTGGAATTGCATCGGGAGTAACGCCTGAAGTTGGGCTTATTACTGCTGTTATTGGGTGTTTTATTGTAGCCATTTTAGGTGGAACAAAATTTCAAATAGCAGGACCAACTGGCGCATTTATTGTGATTGTTTATAGTATTATAGAGCAACACGGCATGTTGGGATTAACCATTGCAACGATGATGGCTGGCGTAATGCTTGTAGTTATAGGTTTTTTAAAAGGTGGAGAAATTATAAAATTTATCCCATATCCAGTTGTAGCAGGATTTACAAGTGGCATTGCCGTAACGATTTTTTCAAGTCAGATAAAAGATATTTTAGGCTTAGGTGTTGAAAAAATTCCAGCTCAATTTATGGAACAAATTTTGTGTTACATACAAAATATTCAAACACTAAATTTCTACGCAATTTTAATAACCATAGTATCTATTTTTATAATTATTTTATGGCCAAAAATTCCAAAATTTGGCAAATTAATACCTAGTATGTTAGTTTCTGTGATTGTTTTAACGCTTTTGGTTCAGTTTTTTACCATTCCTACTGAAACCATTGGCTCAAGGTTTGGAAGCTTGGATTTAAAAATTACTTTTGTAAATTTTAATGGAATTAGCTTTGAACTTATTAAGTCTTTATTGCCAGCATCCATAACAATTGCGGTTTTAGCTGGTATTGAGTCACTTTTATCTGCGGTAGTTGCAGATGGTATGACAAATGATAGACACAATTCAAACACAGAACTTGTCGGACAAGGTTTTGCAAATATTGCTTCTGCGGCCATTGGAGGCATTCCTGTAACTGGAGCGATTGCAAGAACTGCAACTAATATAAAAAATGGTGCAAAAAGCCCTGTTTCTGCTATGATAAGCTCGATTGCCTTATTTATTATGGTTATGGTTTTACTAAATTTTGTAAATCTTATACCTATGGCATCTCTTGGTGCGATTTTGCTAGTAATTTCATACAATATGGGCGAATGGGAGTATTTTAAACAAATCAAAAAAGCGCCAAGAAGTGATTATTTTGTTTTTATTGCGACATTTTTATTAACGGTATTTTTTGATTTGATTATTGGTATATCAGTTGGTATGATATTTGCTTTGATTATATTTATGAAGCGAATGAGTGATTTAACAAATTTTGAAATGATTACAAAAGATTTAAAACATGCTGATGGCAATATATTAGAAATTCCAAATGGAGTTCTTGTTTATAACATAAATGGTCCTTTTTTCTTCGGTGCTGCAGAGAAATTTTCTAATATGCTACTAGATATAGTCAAACCTAAAACAAAAATAATTGTTGTAAATTTAGAAAATGTTCCTTTAATTGATGCTACTGGATATAGAGGATTAAAAATTTTTTATAATAATTGTAAAAAAAAATGA
- the rpsG gene encoding 30S ribosomal protein S7, whose translation MRRRRAPVREVMPDPIYGNKVVTKFINALMYDGKKSTATRIMYGALDLIDSKSEDVKGIDVFNDAIENVKPILEVKSRRVGGATYQVPVEVRPVRQQALAIRWIISFSRKRSERTMIEKLAYELMDAASSKGASFKKKEDTYKMAEANKAFAHYRW comes from the coding sequence ATGAGAAGAAGAAGAGCTCCCGTTAGGGAAGTAATGCCTGATCCTATTTATGGCAATAAAGTAGTCACTAAATTTATTAATGCACTTATGTATGATGGTAAAAAAAGCACTGCAACAAGAATAATGTATGGTGCTTTAGATCTTATCGACAGCAAAAGCGAAGATGTAAAAGGTATAGATGTTTTTAATGATGCTATTGAAAATGTTAAGCCTATTTTAGAAGTTAAGTCAAGAAGAGTAGGTGGTGCGACATACCAAGTTCCTGTTGAGGTTAGACCGGTAAGACAACAGGCTTTAGCTATTAGATGGATTATTTCATTTTCAAGAAAAAGAAGTGAAAGAACTATGATAGAAAAATTAGCTTATGAACTTATGGATGCTGCAAGTTCAAAAGGTGCTTCATTTAAGAAAAAAGAAGACACATATAAAATGGCAGAGGCAAATAAAGCTTTTGCTCACTACCGCTGGTAA
- the fusA gene encoding elongation factor G encodes MARKTPLHMVRNIGIAAHIDAGKTTTSERILFFTGVSHKIGETHEGTATMDWMAQEKERGITITSAATTCFWKNHQINLIDTPGHVDFTIEVERSMRVLDGAVAVFCSVGGVQPQSETVWRQANKYHVPRIVFVNKMDRVGANFYNVEQQIKDRLKANPVPLQIPIGAEDDFKGVVDLVNMKALVWEDDTKPTTYVEREIPAELMDKAKEYHDKLIEAVAETDDALMDKYFSGEQLSVDEIKEGIKKACLNLSIIPMMCGTAFKNKGVQPLLDAIVDYLPAPDEVADIRGEYENGDEVFVESSDDGEFAGLAFKIMTDPFVGQLTFVRAYRGILESGSYVYNTVKGKKERIGRILRMHSNKREEIKELYAGEIGAVVGLKDTLTGDTLAGEKDQVILEKMDFPDPVISVAVEPKTKADQEKMGIALQKLAQEDPSFQVKTDEESGQTIISGMGELHLEVIVDRMLREFKVDAEIGKPQVAYRETIRKTVEQEYKYAKQSGGRGQYGHVYLRLEPLEPGTGYEFVNDIKGGAIPKEYIPAVDKGCQEAMQGGVLAGYPVEDVRVTVYDGSYHEVDSSEMAFKLAASMGFKEGARKAGAVILEPVMKVEIETPEEYMGDVIGDINKRRGQVNNMGDRGGNKIIDAFCPLAEMFGYSTDLRSQTQGRATYSMEFDHYDEVPKNVSEEIIKQRNG; translated from the coding sequence ATGGCTAGAAAAACACCTTTACATATGGTTAGAAATATCGGTATCGCTGCTCACATCGATGCTGGTAAAACAACAACAAGTGAGAGAATTTTATTCTTTACAGGAGTTAGTCATAAAATTGGCGAAACTCACGAGGGTACAGCTACAATGGACTGGATGGCTCAAGAAAAAGAAAGAGGCATCACAATTACATCAGCTGCTACAACATGTTTTTGGAAAAATCACCAAATCAACCTTATAGACACCCCAGGACACGTTGATTTTACAATCGAAGTTGAAAGATCAATGAGAGTTTTAGATGGTGCTGTTGCGGTATTTTGTTCAGTTGGTGGTGTTCAACCTCAAAGTGAAACTGTTTGGAGACAAGCAAATAAATACCATGTTCCAAGAATTGTTTTTGTAAATAAAATGGACAGAGTTGGGGCAAATTTTTACAATGTTGAACAACAAATTAAAGATAGATTAAAAGCAAATCCTGTACCACTTCAAATTCCAATTGGTGCAGAAGATGACTTTAAAGGCGTTGTTGATTTAGTAAATATGAAAGCTTTAGTTTGGGAAGATGATACAAAACCAACAACTTATGTTGAAAGAGAAATTCCTGCTGAGCTAATGGATAAAGCAAAAGAATACCATGATAAATTAATTGAAGCTGTTGCTGAAACTGATGATGCATTAATGGATAAATACTTCAGTGGTGAACAATTAAGCGTAGATGAGATTAAAGAGGGTATTAAAAAAGCTTGTTTAAATTTAAGTATAATTCCTATGATGTGCGGAACCGCTTTTAAAAATAAAGGCGTTCAACCACTTCTTGATGCAATTGTTGATTATTTGCCAGCACCTGATGAGGTTGCTGATATTAGAGGCGAGTACGAAAACGGAGATGAGGTTTTTGTAGAATCATCAGATGATGGTGAGTTTGCCGGACTTGCATTTAAGATTATGACAGATCCTTTCGTTGGTCAGCTTACTTTTGTTAGAGCCTATAGAGGCATCCTAGAAAGTGGAAGCTATGTTTACAATACTGTAAAAGGCAAAAAAGAAAGAATTGGAAGAATTCTTAGAATGCACTCAAACAAAAGAGAAGAAATTAAAGAACTTTATGCTGGAGAAATTGGTGCTGTTGTGGGACTAAAAGATACTCTAACAGGTGACACATTAGCTGGAGAAAAAGATCAAGTAATACTTGAAAAAATGGATTTTCCAGATCCAGTTATAAGTGTTGCAGTTGAGCCTAAAACAAAAGCAGATCAAGAAAAAATGGGTATTGCGCTTCAAAAACTAGCTCAAGAAGATCCAAGCTTTCAAGTAAAAACTGATGAAGAAAGCGGTCAAACCATTATTAGCGGCATGGGTGAGCTACACCTTGAAGTTATCGTTGATAGAATGCTTAGAGAGTTTAAAGTTGATGCTGAAATAGGTAAACCACAAGTTGCATATCGTGAAACTATTAGAAAAACAGTTGAGCAAGAATATAAATATGCTAAACAATCAGGTGGTCGTGGTCAATATGGTCATGTTTATTTACGACTTGAACCGCTCGAGCCAGGCACTGGATATGAGTTTGTTAACGATATTAAAGGTGGTGCTATTCCAAAAGAATATATTCCAGCTGTTGACAAAGGCTGCCAAGAAGCAATGCAAGGTGGAGTTTTAGCAGGATATCCAGTTGAGGATGTTAGGGTAACTGTATATGATGGAAGTTATCACGAAGTTGATAGTTCTGAAATGGCATTTAAACTAGCTGCTTCAATGGGCTTTAAAGAAGGTGCTAGAAAAGCAGGAGCTGTTATACTTGAACCAGTTATGAAAGTTGAAATTGAGACACCAGAAGAGTATATGGGTGATGTTATAGGTGATATTAATAAACGCCGTGGTCAAGTTAATAATATGGGCGATAGAGGTGGAAATAAAATAATTGATGCATTTTGCCCACTAGCTGAGATGTTTGGCTATTCAACAGATTTAAGAAGTCAAACTCAAGGTCGTGCAACTTACTCAATGGAATTTGATCACTACGATGAGGTTCCAAAAAATGTAAGCGAAGAGATAATTAAACAAAGAAACGGCTAA
- the rpoC gene encoding DNA-directed RNA polymerase subunit beta', with the protein MSDFAKIEITENKRPHDFDAVQIQLASPEEIRAWSHGEVKKPETINYRTLKPERDGLFCAKIFGPIRDYECLCGKYKKMRFEGHRCEKCGVEVTSSKVRRTRMGHIELVTPVAHIWYVNSLPSRIGTLLGIRMKDLERVLYYEAYIVDNPGDAYYDNENTKKVEKYEVLNEEQYQLLSSRFYNTGFSAAMGGEVIHRLLSELDLVSIVAELKEAMESTKSEARKKDIIKRLKVVESFLSSNNKPEWMMITALPVLPAELRPLVSLDGGKFAVSDVNDLYRRVINRNTRLKRLLELDAPEIIIRNEKRMLQEAVDALFDNGRRANAVKGANKRPLKSLSEIIKGKQGRFRQNLLGKRVDFSGRSVIVIGPNLKMDQCGLPKTMALELFKPHLIARLQEKGYAATVKQAKKMLDDKAVEVWECLEEVVKNYPIMLNRAPTLHKMSIQAFHPVLVDGKAIKLHPLVCAAFNADFDGDQMAVHVPLSQEAIAECKVLMLSSMNILLPASGKAVCVPSQDMVLGLYYLSLEKENAKGTNKIYSSVDEVMIAVDSGYLDVHAKIKTMIESNTVFTTAGRLILKSIIPDFIDEKMWNKILKKKDIANLIDQVYEKGGLEVTAKFLDDLKDLGFDWATKAAVSISMADIITPKSKVKYIDEAKKEVKEIQSQYGVGLLTDSERYNKIIDIWTNTNAKVAREMMNLIENDQSGFNSIYMMADSGARGSAAQIRQLAGMRGLMAKPDGSIIETPITSNFREGLNVLEYFISTHGARKGLADTALKTANAGYLTRKLIDVGQNVKVTMHDCGTHEGIEITEITANGALIESLEDRIIGRVLSDDVIDPITNEILFSQGTLIDAQIAKEISEAGIKSVSIRTPITCKAKKGVCAKCYGINLGEGKMVKPGEAVGIIAAQSIGEPGTQLTLRTFHVGGTASTEQQDHQILAKSEGFVRYYNIKTYENKGKQIVANRRNAAILIVEPKIKASFDGVLEIETSYEDVILTVKSKGKEEKHTIRKHNIAKVNELAGVSGKIEGKFYLPYKNGDKVAASESIVEIVKEGWHVPGRIPYASEIHIDDGEPISQVTKTSSSGTLKFYILDGASLTRIRDIKKGYEVKEKGLFVVVADDDDREAARYYIPRTSIVEFDDNSKVKNGDVIFKPKKNEKIIIAQWDPYSTPIIAEDNGVVSFEGIEPGFSATEQYDELTGQTRLVVNEYLPQGIKPTISVVTDSKTLTYQIEPKTIIYVSNGQKVALADTLAKTPKAVAKSSDITGGLPRVSELFEARRPKNAAVIAEIDGVVKFGKALRSKEKIVIESPDGLEVEHMIDKSLQIQVREGEFVHAGEKLTDGLISSQDVLRILGEKALHQYLISEIQQVYRSQGVAINDKHIEIIVSQMLRQVSILDSGNTSFIVGDLVSRRKFRAENEKVMKMGGEPAIAEPILLGVTRAAIGSDSFISAASFQETTKVLTESSISGKFDYLEDLKENVILGKMIPVGTGLYKKDKVKIKSNE; encoded by the coding sequence ATGAGTGATTTCGCAAAAATTGAGATAACTGAAAATAAAAGACCTCACGACTTTGATGCAGTTCAAATTCAGCTTGCAAGCCCTGAAGAGATAAGAGCTTGGAGTCATGGAGAAGTAAAAAAACCTGAAACAATAAATTATAGGACTTTAAAGCCTGAAAGAGATGGGCTTTTTTGTGCTAAAATTTTTGGACCAATAAGGGATTATGAGTGTCTATGCGGCAAATATAAAAAGATGAGATTTGAGGGACATAGATGCGAAAAGTGCGGTGTTGAGGTAACAAGCTCTAAAGTTAGAAGAACTAGAATGGGTCATATTGAGCTAGTTACTCCGGTTGCACATATTTGGTATGTAAACTCACTTCCAAGTAGAATTGGTACTCTTTTAGGCATTAGAATGAAAGATCTTGAAAGAGTCTTATATTATGAAGCTTATATAGTGGATAATCCAGGTGATGCATATTATGATAATGAAAATACAAAAAAAGTTGAGAAATATGAAGTTTTAAATGAAGAGCAATATCAACTTTTAAGTAGTAGATTTTACAATACAGGCTTTAGTGCTGCAATGGGTGGAGAAGTTATACATAGGCTTTTAAGCGAGCTTGATTTAGTTTCCATAGTTGCAGAACTTAAAGAAGCTATGGAGTCAACAAAATCAGAAGCTAGAAAAAAAGATATTATAAAAAGATTAAAAGTTGTAGAGAGCTTTTTATCTTCTAATAATAAACCAGAGTGGATGATGATAACAGCTCTTCCAGTTTTACCAGCTGAGCTTAGACCTTTGGTTAGTTTAGATGGTGGTAAATTTGCAGTAAGCGATGTAAATGACCTATATAGAAGAGTAATAAATAGAAACACAAGACTTAAAAGACTTTTAGAGCTTGATGCTCCTGAAATAATTATAAGAAATGAAAAAAGAATGCTTCAAGAAGCAGTTGATGCTCTTTTTGATAACGGAAGACGCGCAAATGCTGTAAAAGGAGCAAACAAAAGACCTTTAAAATCCTTAAGTGAAATTATAAAAGGAAAACAAGGAAGATTTCGTCAAAATCTACTTGGAAAAAGGGTTGATTTTTCAGGTCGTTCAGTTATTGTTATTGGGCCAAATTTAAAAATGGATCAATGCGGTTTGCCAAAAACTATGGCACTAGAGCTTTTTAAGCCACATTTAATTGCAAGACTTCAAGAAAAAGGCTATGCTGCAACTGTAAAACAAGCTAAAAAAATGCTTGATGATAAAGCAGTTGAGGTTTGGGAATGTTTAGAAGAAGTTGTTAAAAACTATCCTATCATGCTAAACCGTGCTCCAACACTTCACAAAATGTCAATTCAAGCTTTTCACCCAGTATTGGTTGATGGAAAAGCGATAAAGCTTCACCCGCTCGTTTGTGCTGCTTTTAACGCTGACTTTGACGGGGATCAAATGGCCGTTCATGTACCACTTTCTCAAGAGGCTATTGCAGAGTGTAAAGTTTTAATGCTAAGCTCAATGAATATCTTACTTCCTGCAAGTGGAAAAGCAGTTTGTGTTCCTTCACAAGATATGGTTTTAGGACTTTATTATCTATCTTTGGAAAAAGAAAATGCAAAAGGAACAAATAAAATTTATTCAAGCGTTGATGAGGTTATGATAGCTGTTGATAGCGGATATTTAGATGTTCATGCAAAAATAAAAACTATGATCGAGTCAAATACAGTATTTACAACAGCAGGAAGACTTATTTTAAAATCAATTATTCCTGATTTTATAGATGAAAAAATGTGGAATAAAATTTTAAAGAAAAAAGATATTGCAAATTTGATTGATCAAGTTTATGAAAAAGGCGGGCTTGAAGTAACAGCAAAATTCTTAGATGATTTAAAAGATTTAGGATTTGACTGGGCTACAAAGGCTGCAGTAAGTATCTCTATGGCTGATATAATAACTCCAAAGTCAAAAGTAAAATATATAGATGAGGCCAAAAAAGAGGTTAAAGAAATACAAAGTCAGTATGGCGTAGGTCTTTTAACAGATAGCGAAAGATACAATAAAATCATCGATATATGGACAAACACAAATGCCAAAGTCGCAAGAGAGATGATGAATTTAATTGAAAATGACCAAAGTGGATTTAACTCTATTTATATGATGGCAGATAGTGGAGCTAGAGGTAGTGCTGCACAAATTCGTCAGCTTGCAGGTATGAGAGGACTTATGGCAAAACCTGATGGAAGTATTATTGAAACTCCAATTACTTCAAATTTCCGTGAGGGATTAAACGTGCTTGAGTATTTTATCTCAACTCACGGAGCTAGAAAAGGTCTTGCAGATACTGCGTTAAAAACTGCAAACGCTGGATATTTAACAAGAAAACTAATTGATGTTGGACAAAATGTTAAGGTAACTATGCATGATTGTGGAACTCATGAAGGTATCGAAATAACAGAAATAACTGCAAATGGTGCTTTAATAGAGAGCTTAGAAGATAGAATTATTGGAAGAGTTTTAAGTGATGATGTAATTGACCCAATTACAAATGAGATACTTTTTTCTCAAGGCACTTTAATAGATGCACAAATCGCAAAAGAAATATCAGAAGCTGGAATTAAATCAGTAAGTATTAGAACACCAATTACTTGTAAGGCTAAAAAAGGTGTTTGTGCGAAATGTTATGGAATAAATTTAGGCGAAGGTAAAATGGTAAAACCAGGAGAAGCAGTTGGAATTATTGCAGCTCAATCAATTGGCGAGCCAGGAACTCAGCTAACACTTAGAACATTCCATGTTGGTGGAACAGCCTCAACAGAACAGCAAGATCACCAAATTCTAGCAAAAAGTGAGGGTTTTGTAAGATATTACAATATAAAAACTTACGAGAATAAAGGAAAGCAAATAGTTGCAAATAGAAGAAATGCGGCTATTTTAATTGTTGAACCAAAGATAAAAGCCTCATTTGATGGAGTTTTGGAAATTGAAACTTCATACGAAGATGTTATTTTAACAGTAAAATCAAAAGGCAAAGAAGAAAAGCACACTATTAGAAAGCATAATATTGCAAAAGTGAATGAGCTAGCAGGAGTTAGTGGAAAGATAGAAGGTAAGTTTTATCTTCCATATAAAAATGGCGACAAAGTAGCAGCTTCAGAAAGTATAGTTGAGATTGTAAAAGAGGGTTGGCATGTTCCAGGTCGTATCCCATATGCAAGTGAAATTCATATAGATGATGGTGAGCCTATTAGCCAAGTAACAAAAACTAGCTCAAGTGGAACACTTAAATTTTATATTCTTGATGGTGCTTCACTTACAAGAATTAGAGATATTAAAAAAGGCTATGAAGTAAAAGAAAAAGGTCTTTTTGTAGTAGTTGCCGATGATGATGATAGAGAGGCTGCAAGATATTATATCCCTAGAACTTCTATTGTTGAGTTTGATGATAATAGCAAAGTAAAAAATGGTGATGTTATATTTAAACCTAAGAAAAATGAAAAAATTATAATAGCTCAGTGGGATCCATATTCAACTCCAATTATTGCAGAAGATAATGGTGTTGTAAGTTTTGAGGGAATTGAGCCAGGATTTAGTGCAACTGAGCAGTATGATGAGCTTACAGGACAAACTCGTTTAGTTGTAAATGAGTATTTGCCACAAGGTATAAAACCAACTATTAGTGTAGTTACTGATAGTAAAACTCTAACTTATCAAATAGAGCCAAAAACTATCATTTATGTATCAAATGGTCAAAAAGTAGCTTTGGCTGATACTTTGGCAAAAACTCCAAAAGCTGTAGCAAAATCAAGCGATATTACCGGAGGTCTTCCAAGAGTTAGTGAGCTTTTTGAAGCTAGAAGACCAAAAAATGCAGCTGTTATAGCTGAAATTGACGGTGTTGTTAAATTTGGAAAGGCACTTCGTTCAAAAGAAAAGATTGTTATTGAATCTCCTGATGGTCTTGAGGTTGAGCACATGATAGATAAATCTCTTCAAATTCAAGTAAGAGAAGGTGAGTTTGTTCATGCTGGTGAAAAGCTAACTGATGGGCTTATAAGCAGTCAAGATGTGCTTAGAATTTTAGGTGAAAAAGCACTTCATCAATACTTAATAAGTGAAATTCAACAAGTTTATAGAAGTCAAGGTGTTGCTATTAATGACAAGCATATTGAGATTATCGTTTCTCAAATGTTAAGACAAGTTAGCATTTTAGATAGTGGAAATACAAGCTTTATTGTAGGGGATTTGGTAAGCAGGCGTAAATTTAGAGCCGAAAACGAAAAAGTTATGAAAATGGGTGGCGAACCAGCTATTGCAGAGCCTATTTTACTCGGTGTTACAAGAGCGGCTATTGGAAGTGATAGTTTTATTTCAGCTGCATCTTTCCAAGAAACTACTAAAGTTTTAACCGAGTCAAGTATTTCTGGTAAATTTGACTATCTAGAAGATTTAAAAGAAAATGTTATTTTAGGAAAAATGATTCCTGTTGGAACAGGACTTTATAAAAAAGATAAAGTTAAGATAAAATCTAACGAGTAG